A window from Erythrobacter sp. YJ-T3-07 encodes these proteins:
- a CDS encoding SIMPL domain-containing protein: MAGFIEDNRVVVLGSVAIVMVGLMGSGFLLGDGLRRAKEADREVTVKGVSERDVTADIATWSIRFSDTGNDLASVQGSVDRQAQAVRTFFTEAGFKPSDFTDSDISLMRDQQRDAYGNPLPESLTVSRTIQLRTNDVMKARAAYAKQADLLRAGVEMGGGSVNYTFTGLNELKPDMIAEANRSARESAQQFANDSGASVGKIKTASQGYFSISARDGVDCEYCDSSGANTPFQKVRVVTTVAYELN, translated from the coding sequence ATGGCCGGGTTTATCGAAGACAATCGCGTGGTGGTGCTGGGGTCGGTGGCGATCGTGATGGTCGGGCTGATGGGCAGCGGCTTCCTGCTCGGCGATGGATTGCGCCGCGCGAAGGAGGCCGACCGCGAAGTGACCGTGAAGGGCGTGTCCGAACGCGACGTAACCGCCGATATCGCCACCTGGTCGATCCGCTTCTCTGACACCGGCAATGATCTGGCGAGCGTCCAGGGATCGGTCGACCGGCAGGCGCAGGCGGTGCGCACATTCTTCACCGAAGCGGGCTTCAAGCCGAGCGACTTCACCGACAGCGACATCTCGCTGATGCGCGATCAGCAGCGCGATGCCTATGGCAACCCGCTCCCCGAAAGCCTGACCGTCTCACGCACGATCCAACTGCGCACGAACGACGTCATGAAGGCGCGGGCGGCCTATGCGAAACAGGCGGACCTGCTGCGTGCGGGGGTCGAGATGGGTGGCGGTTCGGTCAACTACACCTTCACCGGCCTCAACGAGTTGAAGCCCGACATGATCGCCGAGGCCAACCGCAGCGCGCGCGAAAGTGCGCAGCAATTCGCCAACGACAGCGGTGCGTCGGTGGGCAAGATCAAGACCGCCAGCCAGGGCTATTTCTCGATCAGTGCGCGCGACGGAGTCGACTGCGAATATTGCGATTCGAGTGGCGCGAACACGCCGTTCCAGAAGGTCCGCGTGGTGACGACCGTGGCGTATGAATTGAACTAA
- a CDS encoding DedA family protein: MDEIIVSIVERLGYFGIAVLMALENIFPPLPSEAIMGAGALAIENGRMSFWPLLIFATIGTVAGNYGWFWFGDRVGYEKLGPFIERWGRWLTLEWEDIERTSRFFKQRGEWAVFFLRFFPVMRTMISLPAGLAHMKLWKFLVFTTAGAAIWNAILIYGTRWLVGTFSQIQDLVGWIVIGSLLLAVAGYGWRLYTWKPRAER, translated from the coding sequence ATGGACGAGATCATAGTCTCCATCGTCGAGCGGCTCGGCTATTTCGGCATCGCCGTTCTCATGGCCCTCGAAAATATCTTCCCACCGCTCCCGTCGGAAGCGATCATGGGCGCAGGCGCGCTCGCGATCGAGAATGGCAGGATGAGCTTCTGGCCGCTGCTGATCTTCGCGACCATCGGCACGGTTGCAGGCAATTACGGCTGGTTCTGGTTCGGCGACCGGGTCGGCTATGAAAAGCTGGGGCCGTTTATCGAGCGCTGGGGCCGGTGGCTGACGCTGGAATGGGAAGACATCGAGCGCACATCGCGCTTCTTCAAGCAGCGCGGCGAATGGGCGGTGTTCTTCCTGCGGTTCTTCCCGGTGATGCGCACGATGATCTCGCTCCCCGCAGGGCTCGCTCACATGAAGCTCTGGAAATTCCTGGTCTTCACTACCGCGGGCGCGGCGATCTGGAATGCGATCCTGATCTACGGCACGCGCTGGCTGGTCGGCACCTTCTCGCAGATCCAGGATCTGGTCGGGTGGATCGTGATCGGCTCGCTGCTGCTCGCGGTCGCGGGGTACGGATGGCGGCTCTACACATGGAAGCCGCGCGCCGAGCGCTAG